Proteins encoded within one genomic window of Canis lupus baileyi chromosome 36, mCanLup2.hap1, whole genome shotgun sequence:
- the ERICH1 gene encoding glutamate-rich protein 1 isoform X3: MCASISGDGDTKVSPRRRFYTASLPPEGYIPAPPEPQGSPASEDTSGSDDVGGACHVSALPAGACGQDAAHRFIPPDTQPSGVGCCGGVLRRRDKERLRQMERHRGSRPPKLGQQLPQSLHFCPALDPGLQDEDLHARSKRRRARKHKSRKSLKNPNNNGAERAEVEKQQSLLPENLQPRHADGPTISKNKRRKLKKQQQMKRKKAAGLLTAASGGNFTYQPEEGDSEWAAGLESDGEDHTEDHTEDHTEDGTRVLGEGYEEDGARVFREDDREDGGHVLGEDYGEDGTCVLGEDHTDTHEKDHREDHGEDDEDTSGEDVKNTNEKADDILNFLKSTQEIYFYDGTFLTVLSNNGIHLFGKERAFLSGLASLRHVPGCGLCRLRGSRAGAVPTSWRPQRVPRRCAPDASHEDAVAPARHREPAACPGQAAGALHPAARPCLSALSFL, translated from the exons ATGGGGACACCAAGGTCTCACCTCGAAGGCGGTTCTACACGGCGAGCCTGCCTCCCGAGGGGTACATCCCAGCTCCGCCAGAGCCGCAGGGCAGCCCGGCCTCCGAGGACACCTCCGGCAGCGATGACGTGGGAGGAGCGTGCCATGTCTCAG ccCTCCCAGCAGGTGCCTGCGGACAGGATGCTGCTCACAGGTTTATACCACCAGACACACAGCCCTCAGGAGTTGGGTGCTGCGGGGGTGTCCTGAGacggagagacaaagagagactcagacagatggagagacatagaggcagccGCCCACCCAAATTGGGACAGCAGCTGCCTCAGAGCCTTCACTTCTGCCCAGCGTTGGACCCAGGGCTTCAGG atgaGGATCTTCATGCTCGGTCAAAGAGAAGAAGAGCAAGAAAGCATAAATCAAGGAAAAGCCTTAAAAATCCCAACAACAATGGTGCAGAACGAGCAGAAGTAGAGAAACAGCAGAGTCTTTTACCAGAAAACCTGCAGCCACGGCACGCAGATGGCCCCACaatcagcaaaaataaaaggaggaagctgaagaagcagcagcagatgaagaggaagaaagcgGCTGGCCTCCTGACAGCAGCCTCTGGCGGCAACTTCACATACCAGCCAGAGGAGGGCGACAGCGAGTGGGCGGCCGGGTTGGAGAGTGATGGGGAGGACCACACGGAGGACCACACGGAGGACCACACGGAAGACGGCACCCGTGTCCTCGGGGAGGGTTACGAGGAGGACGGTGCCCGTGTCTTCAGGGAAGACGACAGGGAGGACGGTGGCCATGTCCTTGGGGAGGATTATGGGGAGGATGGCACCTGTGTCCTCGGGGAGGACCACACTGACACCCACGAGAAGGACCACAGGGAGGATCACGGGGAGGACGATGAAGACACCAGTGGGGAAGATGTTAAAAACACCAACGAGAAGGCAGACGATATCCTAAACTTTTTGAAGTCAAcacaagaaatttatttttatgatggtACGTTCCTCACTGTTCTTTCAAATAATGGCATCCACTTATTTGGAAAA GAACGTGCGTTTCTAAGTGGCCTCGCTTCGCTTAGGCATGTCCCAGGCTGCGGCCTCTGCCGTCTTCGTGGAAGCCGCGCAGGAGCTGTTCCGACGTCTTGGCGACCACAGCGTGTCCCGCGCAGATGTGCTCCTGATGCATCACATGAAGACGCTGTTGCTCCTGCGAGACACCGAGAGCCTGCAGCTTGCCCTGGACAGGCTGCCGGCGCTCTGCACCCTGCCGCCCG ACCATGCCTCAGTGCTCTCAGCTTTCTTTAA